A window of Fusobacterium sp. SYSU M8D902 contains these coding sequences:
- a CDS encoding response regulator has protein sequence MKIHKKIAFFNTILFSLNTLLIIYLLKPQENFSIFNNFLYVKIFFITIIFFLISNFLAKFTLLNIYKTIEKFDEIISLVNDKFINELKKEFSNMEECLYQVFSSIKIDILDILVKEGEIRKEKEKAQLLSDELQQLNKNLEEIVLQRTKELSISKENAESANRAKDEFLAKISHEMRTPLTPIIGYSRLLLKENVDPNFKEKLDIIHTSGVKLLNFTNELLDFSKIELGKIDLNYESFSVNELFQEIYYEHNALALQKNLKFELEFLQKDKYIYSDKMKIYEIAKNIIHNSIKYTEKGFVLCEIDIKDNYLYFNVYDSGIGIEKENLEYIFESFGQINKLSSGAGLGLSISKKLIEILLGTIQVESKPNVGTTFKIKIPIEVYYKYGENFSTALNKLLNSNNEKLKSIILMSILKFPIRLKKLKDAYKKQDIDLLRETNHLIQGTYGNLNLTLIYETSLKISTELKKENINFNAILYLIEEMEKMTHTLDYSDLFNQYLNFREEKLSLLIAEDVEDNREFLKSILVSENIEVTCVENGLLALKQLQTKKFDAIFLDIRMPVMDGLQTIKYIRDKHLYTNTPILALTAQAIIGDKEKYLPYGFEGYITKPINESVLFSYLYYVVNWKKLLPDEKGELQ, from the coding sequence ATGAAAATACATAAAAAAATAGCTTTTTTCAATACGATTCTTTTTTCTTTAAATACTTTATTGATAATTTATCTTTTAAAACCTCAAGAAAATTTCTCAATATTTAATAATTTTTTATATGTTAAGATTTTTTTTATAACTATTATTTTCTTTCTGATCTCAAATTTTTTAGCAAAGTTCACTCTATTAAATATCTATAAAACAATAGAGAAATTTGATGAGATCATCTCTCTTGTAAATGATAAATTTATCAATGAATTAAAGAAAGAGTTCTCTAATATGGAAGAGTGTCTCTATCAAGTTTTCTCCTCTATTAAGATTGATATTTTAGATATCTTAGTCAAAGAGGGAGAGATAAGAAAAGAGAAGGAGAAAGCCCAACTTTTAAGTGATGAGCTCCAACAATTAAATAAAAATCTTGAGGAGATTGTTTTACAAAGGACAAAAGAGTTAAGTATCTCAAAAGAGAATGCAGAATCAGCAAATAGAGCAAAAGATGAATTTCTAGCCAAAATTAGCCATGAGATGAGAACACCACTCACACCTATTATTGGTTATTCAAGATTACTTCTCAAAGAAAATGTGGATCCTAACTTCAAAGAAAAGTTGGATATCATTCATACCTCTGGAGTTAAGCTACTAAACTTTACAAATGAACTTCTTGATTTTTCTAAAATAGAGTTGGGAAAAATTGATTTAAATTATGAAAGTTTCTCTGTTAATGAACTTTTTCAAGAGATTTACTATGAACACAATGCTCTCGCCTTACAAAAAAATCTTAAGTTTGAATTGGAGTTTTTACAAAAAGATAAATATATATACTCAGATAAGATGAAAATTTATGAAATTGCTAAAAATATTATTCATAATTCTATTAAATATACAGAAAAAGGATTTGTATTATGTGAAATTGATATTAAAGATAATTACCTATATTTTAATGTTTATGATAGTGGTATTGGTATTGAAAAAGAGAATTTAGAATATATTTTTGAAAGTTTTGGACAGATTAATAAACTATCTTCTGGGGCTGGACTCGGTTTAAGCATTAGTAAAAAATTAATTGAAATTTTATTAGGAACAATCCAGGTAGAAAGTAAACCAAATGTTGGAACAACATTTAAAATAAAAATACCTATTGAAGTTTATTATAAATATGGTGAGAATTTTTCAACAGCTTTAAATAAACTTCTCAATTCAAATAATGAAAAACTAAAATCTATTATTCTTATGAGCATCTTAAAATTTCCAATCAGATTAAAGAAATTGAAAGATGCTTATAAAAAGCAAGATATAGATCTTTTAAGAGAAACCAATCACCTTATTCAGGGAACTTATGGTAATCTTAATCTCACTTTGATCTATGAAACATCTCTCAAGATATCTACAGAACTAAAAAAAGAGAACATCAACTTTAATGCTATTTTATATTTGATTGAAGAGATGGAGAAAATGACTCATACCTTGGATTACTCTGATCTATTTAATCAATATCTCAATTTTAGAGAGGAAAAACTTTCTCTTTTAATAGCTGAAGATGTAGAAGATAATCGAGAGTTTTTAAAATCAATTTTAGTTTCAGAAAATATTGAGGTTACCTGTGTTGAGAATGGTTTACTTGCCTTAAAGCAACTACAGACTAAAAAATTTGATGCCATATTCCTAGATATTAGAATGCCTGTTATGGATGGACTTCAAACTATAAAATATATTCGTGATAAACATCTATACACCAACACACCAATACTTGCTCTAACTGCTCAAGCTATTATTGGAGATAAAGAAAAATACTTACCATATGGTTTTGAAGGATATATCACCAAACCTATAAATGAGTCTGTACTTTTTAGTTATCTATATTATGTAGTCAATTGGAAGAAATTATTACCAGATGAAAAAGGGGAATTACAATGA
- a CDS encoding response regulator transcription factor, whose amino-acid sequence MIKLLIVDDSEETRELLKMVLSKNTNLDISEAYSLATAIEEIKRTIPDIILLDLSLPDGNGSEICSKIRTCPNIYGNPFILALTADTSQESVNKNLRLGCDDYIKKPFDFTELSIRIEKFIERVPIVKDYISYENIKLFPNNKTVQYNDVFVTLSKNEFEILQYFILNRGLLLSRTNILDNVWSDNFDISDKAVDQCLKRLRKKLPILNDFLVSKRGFGYILK is encoded by the coding sequence ATGATAAAATTATTAATAGTTGATGATTCAGAAGAGACAAGAGAGCTCTTAAAAATGGTACTTTCAAAAAATACCAATTTGGATATCTCTGAAGCATACAGTTTAGCTACAGCTATAGAAGAGATAAAAAGAACCATACCTGATATTATTCTTTTAGATCTCTCATTACCTGATGGTAATGGAAGTGAGATCTGTAGTAAAATCAGAACTTGTCCCAATATTTATGGAAATCCATTTATTTTAGCTTTAACTGCTGATACATCTCAAGAGAGTGTCAACAAAAATCTTAGACTTGGTTGTGATGACTATATTAAAAAACCTTTTGATTTTACTGAATTATCTATACGTATTGAAAAATTTATTGAAAGAGTTCCTATAGTAAAAGATTATATATCCTATGAAAATATTAAGCTTTTCCCTAATAACAAAACTGTACAATACAATGATGTATTTGTCACTCTATCTAAAAATGAGTTTGAAATACTTCAATACTTCATATTGAACAGAGGGCTTCTACTATCTAGGACAAACATTTTAGACAATGTTTGGAGTGATAATTTTGATATCAGTGACAAAGCTGTAGATCAATGCTTAAAAAGATTACGGAAAAAATTACCTATACTTAATGATTTTTTAGTTTCTAAACGTGGATTTGGATATATTTTAAAATAA
- a CDS encoding PocR ligand-binding domain-containing protein: MKNKENLSEYLDIEFFQTIQDKLAFEFGIGSIITDTNGKPLTKQSNFSDFCSKCIRGTELGFKRCMECDSYGGNKAKEIKKPIIYKCHAGLIDFASPIIIKGEIVGCFLCGQILSEKPDENKFKEIARELNIDEEKYITALKKVRIIPYENIEYAANFLYELSSKLSNFLDYQEAGMKTSKCCYNSISRFDNFLWRLKLRNFITSNTIPNFQGFFKRVYDTLFKKFNIDDEKLYKIQHNISFLSEETNNISQKIKNTEKNYSNFDINSFKQ; encoded by the coding sequence ATGAAAAATAAAGAAAATTTATCAGAGTATTTAGATATTGAATTTTTTCAAACTATTCAAGATAAATTAGCATTTGAATTTGGAATTGGTAGTATTATCACCGATACTAATGGAAAACCGTTAACAAAACAGAGTAATTTTTCAGATTTTTGTAGCAAATGTATCAGAGGAACAGAATTAGGATTTAAAAGATGTATGGAGTGTGATTCCTATGGTGGAAATAAAGCTAAGGAAATAAAAAAACCTATCATCTATAAATGCCATGCTGGTCTTATTGATTTTGCTAGTCCTATCATTATAAAAGGAGAGATTGTAGGTTGTTTTCTATGTGGTCAGATACTCTCTGAAAAACCTGATGAAAATAAATTCAAAGAGATAGCTAGAGAGTTAAATATAGATGAAGAAAAATACATTACAGCTCTAAAAAAAGTTAGGATAATTCCATATGAAAATATTGAATATGCTGCTAATTTTTTGTATGAACTTTCATCAAAGCTCTCAAATTTTCTAGATTATCAAGAAGCTGGTATGAAAACAAGCAAATGCTGTTACAATAGTATTAGTAGATTTGATAATTTTTTGTGGAGACTTAAATTAAGAAACTTTATTACTAGTAATACCATACCAAATTTTCAAGGTTTTTTTAAGAGGGTCTATGATACCCTTTTTAAAAAATTTAATATTGATGATGAAAAATTATATAAAATTCAACACAATATCTCTTTCTTATCAGAAGAGACAAACAATATTTCACAAAAAATAAAAAATACAGAGAAAAATTACTCTAATTTTGACATAAACTCTTTTAAACAATAG
- a CDS encoding LysR family transcriptional regulator, with the protein MNLKHLLIFIEVASCKKMSLAAKKLSMTQPAVSKAILDLEEYYNVKLFERYPRELCITDIGKLFLVHAKRITNLCNILEETMKSSNYIQPIQIGVTITIGNFFLEKILNTYKGRDKLKVLVNNTNKIEEKLLANELDLGIVEGIVKSNHLIVKPIQEDRLILVCGKNHKYFERDEEITLQELQYESFIMREQGSGTRDIFVKYVEDRGYSLNIGWECSETSVIIKGVINNYGITVISECWVQEELDQGKLKVIKLKDFNLTRTFNLVYHKNKLLSQNLRELINELSLKK; encoded by the coding sequence ATGAATTTAAAACATTTACTCATATTTATTGAGGTTGCTTCTTGTAAAAAAATGAGTTTAGCTGCAAAAAAACTATCCATGACACAACCTGCAGTAAGCAAGGCTATCTTAGATTTAGAAGAGTACTATAATGTGAAACTTTTTGAAAGATATCCAAGAGAGCTATGTATTACAGATATTGGAAAACTATTTCTAGTACACGCTAAAAGAATTACTAATCTCTGTAACATCTTAGAAGAAACAATGAAAAGCTCAAACTATATTCAACCTATACAGATAGGAGTAACTATAACAATTGGAAATTTCTTTTTAGAAAAGATATTAAATACATATAAAGGTAGAGATAAACTGAAAGTTTTAGTTAATAATACCAATAAAATTGAAGAAAAATTATTAGCTAATGAATTAGATCTAGGAATTGTAGAGGGAATTGTTAAGAGTAATCACCTCATTGTAAAACCTATACAAGAGGATAGATTAATCTTAGTTTGTGGAAAAAATCATAAATATTTTGAAAGAGATGAGGAGATAACACTACAAGAGTTGCAGTATGAATCCTTTATAATGCGTGAACAGGGCAGTGGAACCAGAGATATCTTTGTAAAATATGTAGAAGATAGAGGTTACTCTCTCAATATTGGCTGGGAGTGTAGTGAAACTAGTGTGATTATAAAGGGAGTTATAAACAATTATGGAATAACTGTTATCTCTGAATGCTGGGTACAAGAGGAATTAGATCAAGGTAAATTAAAAGTTATAAAATTAAAGGATTTTAACTTAACTCGAACTTTTAATTTAGTGTATCATAAAAATAAATTATTATCTCAAAACTTAAGGGAGTTGATCAATGAACTCTCTTTAAAAAAATAA
- the asrA gene encoding anaerobic sulfite reductase subunit AsrA, whose protein sequence is MGYKLTFDEFNEVLKELSKENKIYAPKCFPKQGRYSDTDVIRYDKIKSAEEIVFDLKSTYAAKEVYHPITETVLYFNDGDYKEKRVTDDRPIIIFARACDIHAIERFDEIFLKNGGFEDYYYKRVREKVKFVVMECPTNGWDTCFCVSMGTNKTDNYIFGVKVDGDSVSIEIKDEEFSKYFENQEKMDFNISFVEENVRKVRIPNIDTPELRNKVKNLDMWKEFDKRCLMCGSCTVACSTCTCFTTYDVNYTPDSDAGERRRITASCHVDGYSDMAGGHSFRRTAGERMRFKVMHKIHDHMARFKTHNMCVGCGRCDDRCPVFISFSTTVNRLADEVDKLKRGEE, encoded by the coding sequence ATGGGTTATAAGTTAACTTTTGATGAATTTAACGAAGTTTTAAAAGAATTAAGTAAGGAGAATAAGATCTATGCTCCCAAATGTTTTCCAAAACAAGGGAGATACTCTGATACTGATGTAATTAGATATGACAAAATTAAGTCAGCTGAAGAGATTGTATTTGATCTTAAATCTACTTATGCTGCAAAAGAAGTATATCACCCTATAACTGAAACTGTTTTATATTTTAACGATGGAGATTACAAAGAAAAGAGAGTTACTGATGATAGACCTATCATAATATTTGCTAGAGCATGTGATATCCATGCTATTGAAAGATTTGATGAGATCTTTTTAAAGAATGGTGGGTTTGAAGATTATTACTATAAAAGAGTTAGGGAAAAAGTGAAGTTTGTAGTTATGGAGTGTCCTACAAATGGTTGGGATACTTGTTTCTGTGTATCTATGGGAACAAATAAAACTGACAACTACATCTTCGGTGTAAAAGTAGATGGAGATAGTGTTTCTATCGAGATAAAAGATGAAGAGTTTTCAAAATATTTTGAAAATCAGGAAAAAATGGATTTCAATATCTCTTTTGTTGAAGAGAATGTAAGAAAGGTAAGAATTCCAAATATTGATACTCCTGAACTTAGAAATAAAGTTAAAAACTTAGATATGTGGAAGGAATTTGATAAGCGTTGTTTAATGTGTGGAAGTTGTACTGTAGCATGTTCTACTTGTACTTGTTTCACAACATATGATGTAAACTACACACCAGATTCAGATGCAGGTGAAAGAAGAAGAATAACTGCTTCTTGTCATGTTGATGGATATTCAGATATGGCTGGAGGTCACTCTTTTAGAAGAACTGCTGGAGAGAGAATGAGATTTAAAGTTATGCATAAGATACATGATCATATGGCTAGATTTAAAACTCATAATATGTGTGTAGGTTGCGGAAGATGTGATGATAGATGTCCTGTATTTATCTCTTTCTCAACAACTGTTAATAGATTAGCTGATGAAGTAGACAAATTGAAGAGAGGGGAGGAGTAG
- the asrB gene encoding anaerobic sulfite reductase subunit AsrB, protein MENIIMPKPYKILNITKMTNIEYLFRVEYPFAENIKFGQFMQLSLPKVGECPISVTNFSAEEGWAEFLIRKVGVVTDEIFNLQPGDIIPMRGPYGKGFDQVDINGKKVIIVTGGSGLAPVRSLIHHINKNPEQVESLELLFGFKDQNSILFKDEIVNWRKDHPMILTVDKGCGIDGECVGLVTEYVPQLKLTTDDFDNVEVIIVGPPNMMKYTALEFEKLGVPADKIWLSFERKMSCAVGKCGHCRIDEVYVCLDGPVFNYTKAKHMVD, encoded by the coding sequence ATGGAAAATATCATTATGCCAAAACCATATAAAATTTTAAATATAACAAAAATGACAAATATAGAGTATCTATTTAGAGTAGAATACCCTTTTGCTGAAAATATAAAATTTGGACAATTTATGCAACTATCTTTACCTAAGGTTGGAGAGTGTCCGATATCTGTAACTAATTTCTCTGCAGAAGAGGGTTGGGCAGAATTTTTAATCAGAAAAGTTGGAGTTGTTACAGATGAGATCTTTAATTTACAACCTGGAGATATAATTCCTATGAGAGGTCCTTATGGAAAGGGATTTGATCAAGTTGATATAAATGGTAAAAAAGTTATAATTGTTACTGGTGGATCTGGATTAGCACCTGTTAGATCTCTAATTCACCATATCAATAAAAATCCAGAACAAGTGGAATCACTAGAGTTATTATTCGGATTTAAAGATCAAAATTCAATTCTATTCAAAGATGAAATTGTTAACTGGAGAAAAGATCATCCTATGATTTTAACAGTTGATAAAGGGTGTGGAATTGATGGTGAATGTGTTGGTTTAGTTACTGAATATGTTCCTCAATTAAAATTAACTACAGATGATTTTGATAATGTGGAAGTTATAATAGTAGGACCACCTAATATGATGAAATACACAGCTTTAGAATTTGAAAAATTGGGAGTTCCAGCAGACAAAATTTGGCTTTCTTTTGAGAGAAAAATGTCTTGTGCAGTTGGAAAGTGTGGTCATTGTAGAATAGATGAAGTCTATGTATGTTTAGACGGACCTGTATTTAATTATACTAAGGCTAAACATATGGTAGATTAG